TCTTGCCGGGATCATCATTCTGGATATGTTCGATGCAACTTTCGTTTTCTGTTGAGGCCCGGGATACCCGGCCTGTTGAAGTACGTGTTCGAGTGCCTCCCATGTGTCGGCGATCGCGTCGGGGTCTCGATATTTTTCTCTGGTGCCCAGGGTTGAGGGTATCCCGGGATATGCAGCGGCAAGGGCATCAATGTCACCGAAAAACCAGGCTTCAAGTTCTTCTATTGCGATTCTATTTAAAACCTGGAATGTACCGTCATAACGGGGCGAACTCTTTGTTGAGAGTCCTGCCCCTCCCGCGATCTCTTCCAGTTTCCTTTTTAACAGGATGCAGTCATCGCGATCTCTGTCAACCAGAACAACGATGGTATAGTCTGGCGGGATCCACTTTTTATAGCCGCGTAATCTCTGGGGTAGTTTGTTTAGAATGTCTTTTTTACCGTTATATGGGTGAATGCCGAACGAATCTTCGTTTCGTATTATGTTCGGGAGGATATTTTCCAGCGCGACGCGTGCCGATTCTTCTTCGAGGAGGATTTCAAAATGCATCGGATCACGTTGTATATTACGCCTGTTCGGCCTGCTCAGCATGTTTCAAGTGGCTCTGGAGCCGTTCTGGATCATCAAACGGAAAATATTCTTCCATCCAGAGATCGCCTAATTTCGCACCCTCTTCGACAAACTCCCTGATCCCTCTCACGTCCGATGCCCGCCGGGCCTGTGTGTATCCCTGAACATTTCGGTAGAGGACCCAGACCTCGTCTGGAGCGAGAGCGTTCACGAAGATCGGCGAATGGGTGGTCACCAGCACCTGGGTCCTGGTTGAGGCGGCCCTGAACTCCTCGGCAAGCACCGTAAGATGACGGGGGTGCAGCTGATTCTCAGGCTCTTCGATGCCGATCAACCGGGGCGGCTCCGGGTCGTTCAACATCGTAAGATAGGCGAGCATCTTCATTGTTCCGTCTGACGCAAATTTTGCAAGCACCGGTTGTTCGAACGGGGCGTCTTTTATCTGGATGAGAAGCCTGCCGTCAGCAAGAAGGACTGCATCGACCTTTTCAAGGCGAGGGATCCTCTCGGAGAGGGTGGCGAGAATGGTATTAAGCGTGCCCGGGTGCTGCTCCTTGAGGTACTGGATCACGTTGGGTAAGTTGTCACCGATCGAAGAGAGATGTTCCTGGGGGCCGGCCTCAGGCAGACCTCTCATTGCATCCGCGCTGAGATATGAGAGATACCAGTCTGTGATGAAGCGGCGAAGAGCGCTGACGCGAGGGTGCTTTGCAAGTTGCCCCAGGGTGTTTACTGCGAGATATTCCGGGGAGTCAAGTGTTTCCTGTCTGCGTTCATCCTTTTCATCGGGTCTTTCACCGGTGATGACTTCGCCGGCGCCGCTCCTGAAATCAAGAAATTTAAATGGCTTCCCACTACGTTTTCGGCGCCATTGAAGCCACTCCTCGGCGACGTACGGGCCTTTTGTGTCTTCGCCGATTGCGATATGATAGGTGATGAGGGGATCGTCTGGCTGCTCTCTGTATTTCAGTTCGATGACGATATCCCCTTCCGATCCCCGTGTTCTGAGCTCTTTGAACCTGCCTCTTTTATCCCATGCCCTTCGAAGACCGATGGTAAAACATTCCGAGAGGAATGCAAATACATCGAAAATGGTTGATTTTCCGCTCCCGTTGGGACCGAGAAATACGGTGAACGGCTGGAGGTCTTTGAGTTCAAGGTCGTGGAGGGCGCGATAATTTTTCACCTTGAGGTATTCTATTCTGGGCGGATGAGGGTAGGAGGGATGGTCGGGTGTGTGCATGGGAACTCCATGGTGTGCGGCGATCGAATGGTCGTCTGGCCGGGATCTTTTGATGGTATCGTTTGGACGTTCTGATAAGAAACGATAGTGGAGTTCTTCTGCTAAATAATTTCTGCGTTAATTGCCGCGGCCAGTAAACCTTGTTTTTCGGGTTCGGGCCTTCTCCTCTCCAGCCGGCCCGGCCGTTTCCAGGATCCTATGACGTCCTGTCTGCCTGGGTGTGGTGCGACCGAATGTGTGGAAGGTCCTGACCCTCCGTTGAGCAGGAGATGAGGGGGAGTTTCGCCCTGGCCAGTTACACGGAGACGTCGATGACGCTGCTTTCTCCCTGCCGGTGTGCCCGTTCGTTGAGCACGGCCACACACCCGGCGATGGCGTCCCCGATGTTTTCCAGCGCCTCTTCAAGGGTCTCTCCCTCGGAGTGGCAACCGGGGAGTGCGGGGCAGCTGACGGTAAACCCGCCGTCTTCGGGGTCG
Above is a window of Methanofollis tationis DNA encoding:
- a CDS encoding DUF4276 family protein, producing MHFEILLEEESARVALENILPNIIRNEDSFGIHPYNGKKDILNKLPQRLRGYKKWIPPDYTIVVLVDRDRDDCILLKRKLEEIAGGAGLSTKSSPRYDGTFQVLNRIAIEELEAWFFGDIDALAAAYPGIPSTLGTREKYRDPDAIADTWEALEHVLQQAGYPGPQQKTKVASNISRMMIPARNRSKSFQSFYTGIQACIRQSPAGDSRFPKPG
- a CDS encoding AAA family ATPase, which translates into the protein MHTPDHPSYPHPPRIEYLKVKNYRALHDLELKDLQPFTVFLGPNGSGKSTIFDVFAFLSECFTIGLRRAWDKRGRFKELRTRGSEGDIVIELKYREQPDDPLITYHIAIGEDTKGPYVAEEWLQWRRKRSGKPFKFLDFRSGAGEVITGERPDEKDERRQETLDSPEYLAVNTLGQLAKHPRVSALRRFITDWYLSYLSADAMRGLPEAGPQEHLSSIGDNLPNVIQYLKEQHPGTLNTILATLSERIPRLEKVDAVLLADGRLLIQIKDAPFEQPVLAKFASDGTMKMLAYLTMLNDPEPPRLIGIEEPENQLHPRHLTVLAEEFRAASTRTQVLVTTHSPIFVNALAPDEVWVLYRNVQGYTQARRASDVRGIREFVEEGAKLGDLWMEEYFPFDDPERLQSHLKHAEQAEQA
- a CDS encoding type II toxin-antitoxin system HicB family antitoxin, whose product is MIFKVVVTPDPEDGGFTVSCPALPGCHSEGETLEEALENIGDAIAGCVAVLNERAHRQGESSVIDVSV